The following coding sequences are from one Octopus bimaculoides isolate UCB-OBI-ISO-001 chromosome 3, ASM119413v2, whole genome shotgun sequence window:
- the LOC106884457 gene encoding amphoterin-induced protein 2, with protein sequence MAHLGYPWYQQCLEIFQFLVTQHKGKTEIYRKKKRKKKLERILEETEETNSLDFDEENTSFRYIRVGTSFSCFHTEYPFTWSSKLLKKDISPKLYTHLNRNSPQCLKIFRISIFLLLLYSLPMLSSSSSEEPVCRTEVDYRDIYSVNCSQRNLEDVPNDLHVKTWELNLDYNMIKLIKSIIYFARYDELRNLSLRQNSIEDININAFTGLVNLVALDLKGNMLTTIPTEALKSLPALETLILSGNNIQHISQHAFPTLKELSTVKLDKNRLFVIDDYALTSLVSLRSLSIQNNILQSLSSRALYKSGQDLETLHLYNNPWQCDCKLRWLRDWVERSYRKWPSNTILPICSGPHINSRKDFMKVPEHQFACKIMMYSSGTSLKIQAGTNVNLTCRLYSDPPAEMIWLHNDRRIRGDSKDDHFRIVEYLENIQNLVLTIKNFQKKDVGFYKCLARNPMGRDSVTYKVNLELNPNRLPLEMETKKTIFNAKTAIICSVAITLVLIVLLMLLLVFRHIKNQRKRQEKLRITIEDLFEKKNRSDVKNRSCDEDQMDMGEMDPLYQTVVSDGNYVSFKSDPVDSEDVSQLYTSNTRFNETHSELEPNNTSCWLQKDHPFSESASPLLGSTLSAQNTPTHQSKQRGNIKEVPLTTFPRNTIGSYSSFKTGPPHYVTNRRHKSNNNDNEEFYNIMINQEPLNDYLFSKNQNPNIVYNSSYDPIFGSKNKVLPFAVSPVSSGGCPKRSVTFTSPQIKPKEDTNKRYSSVGSLGSLVPRKPPRFYSRSSVVNGDISSPVSSPTASYKDEFGTAV encoded by the coding sequence ATGGCACATCTTGGATATCCTTGGTACCAACAATGCTTGGAAATTTTCCAGTTTCTTGTCACACAAcataaaggaaaaacagaaatttacagaaaaaagaaaagaaagaaaaaacttgaAAGAATTTTAGAAGAGACGGAAGAGACAAATTCTTTAGACTTTGAtgaagaaaacacttcatttcgttaTATTCGTGTAGGAACATCTTTCTCCTGCTTTCACACAGAATATCCCTTTACTTGGTCATcgaaattattaaagaaagatatttctCCAAAACTTTACACTCACTTAAACAGAAATTCTCCACAGTGTCTGAAAATCTTCagaatttctatttttctactgCTTCTGTATAGCTTGCCAATGTTATCATCAAGTTCATCAGAAGAGCCAGTTTGCCGTACAGAGGTGGACTATAGAGATATTTATTCAGTGAATTGCAGCCAGAGGAACCTGGAAGACGTACCAAATGATTTACACGTGAAGACATGGGAACTAAATTTAGATTATAATATGATAAAGCTTATAAAATCCATTATATATTTTGCCAGATACGACGAACTGCGAAATTTATCATTACGTCAAAATTCAATCGAAGATATCAATATTAATGCCTTTACTGGATTAGTTAATCTGGTTGCTTTGGATTTAAAAGGTAATATGTTGACCACAATTCCAACGGAAGCTCTAAAGAGTTTGCCTGCATTAGAGACATTGATTCTCAGCGGTAATAATATACAACACATTAGTCAACATGCTTTTCCAACTCTAAAAGAACTTTCCACTGTAAAATTGGACAAAAACCGACTGTTTGTGATAGACGACTACGCTTTGACCTCTCTCGTTTCTCTTCGAAGTTTGAGCATTCAAAATAATATACTGCAAAGTTTGTCTTCTAGAGCTTTGTACAAATCCGGACAGGATCTTGAAACATTACATCTATACAATAATCCTTGGCAGTGTGATTGTAAGCTACGCTGGTTACGAGATTGGGTAGAAAGAAGTTATAGGAAATGGCCTTCAAATACAATTTTGCCGATTTGTTCTGGGCCTCATATTAATAGCAGAAAAGATTTCATGAAAGTACCTGAGCATCAATTTGCTTGTAAGATCATGATGTATTCGAGTGGAACGTCTTTAAAGATACAAGCTGGTACCAATGTGAATTTAACATGTAGGTTATACTCTGATCCTCCTGCTGAAATGATATGGCTCCATAATGACAGACGCATTAGGGGGGACAGCAAAGACGATCATTTTAGGATCGTCGAgtatttagaaaatattcaaaatttggtTCTTACTATAAAAAACTTTCAGAAGAAAGATGTTGGTTTCTATAAATGTTTAGCCAGAAATCCCATGGGAAGAGACTCGGTAACTTACAAAGTGAATTTAGAGCTAAACCCAAACAGATTACCATTGGAAATGGAGACgaaaaaaactattttcaatgCTAAAACAGCAATAATTTGTTCCGTAGCCATTACTCTGGTATTAATAGTTCTTCTGATGTTGCTGTTAGTTTTCAGGCATATAAAAAACCAACGCAAACGTCAAGAAAAACTGCGGATCACAATTGAGGacttgtttgaaaagaaaaatcgtTCGGACGTAAAAAACCGGAGTTGTGATGAAGACCAAATGGACATGGGAGAAATGGACCCCCTTTACCAAACTGTAGTTAGTGATGGTAACTATGTGTCGTTCAAGTCCGATCCTGTTGATTCTGAAGATGTTTCTCAGCTCTATACTTCTAATACACGTTTCAATGAAACTCATTCTGAACTCGAACCAAATAACACGTCTTGCTGGCTTCAAAAAGATCATCCATTTTCTGAGTCTGCATCACCTTTGCTAGGATCAACATTAAGTGCTCAAAATACACCAACTCACCAAAGCAAGCAGCGAGGCAACATTAAAGAAGTTCCACTAACAACTTTCCCCAGAAATACTATTGGCTCTTATTCATCGTTCAAAACAGGTCCACCTCACTATGTAACAAATCGTCGtcataaaagcaataacaacgacaatgaaGAATTCTATAACATAATGATCAATCAGGAACCTCTCAATGACTATCTGTTTTCAAAAAACCAGAATCCAAACATTGTATATAATTCCTCTTATGACCCAATATTCGGAAGCAAAAACAAAGTTCTACCTTTTGCTGTCTCACCCGTATCGAGCGGTGGCTGTCCAAAGCGCAGTGTCACTTTTACTTCGCCACAAATTAAACCAAAAGAAGATACAAACAAACGATATTCTTCGGTTGGAAGTCTTGGGAGCCTGGTTCCAAGAAAACCGCCACGATTCTACAGTAGGTCCAGTGTGGTAAATGGAGATATAAGCAGTCCAGTGTCCTCCCCTACTGCCAGCTACAAAGACGAGTTCGGAACGGCTGTTTGA
- the LOC106884456 gene encoding uncharacterized protein LOC106884456 has product MGRMYCFQCFKSGRTSLKYDEPSGRPSTSATSENVQKIHQLLHENRRGTINDIVDAVDLLYESVQQAILTSAFFTTTTNPVTEFFSLVSSSSINMVLLLHPPYSPDSSPADIHLFPKRNMQFKGRCFNIVITITRESLKVPRLAYGHDFQAEFQKWRER; this is encoded by the coding sequence atgggtcgtatgtACTGTTTCCagtgcttcaaaagcggaagaacgtccctgaaATACGATGAGCCGTCTGGAAGACCTTCCACGAGTGCCACCTccgaaaatgtgcagaaaattcATCAACTTCTGCATGAGAATCGTCGGGGGACAATCAACGACATCGTTGATGCTGTTGATCTGTTGTATGAGTCCGTGCAgcaggcaatcctaacgtctgcattcttcacgacgacaacgAACCCTGTTACCGAGTTTTTCTCCCTCGTGAGTTCCTCATCAAttaacatggtattgcttctacACCCGCCTTATTCGCCAGATTCTTCACCTGCGGAtatccatctcttccccaagaggAACATGCAGTTCAAAGGTCGCTGCTTCAACATTGTTATCACGATCACGAGAGAATCGCTGAAGGtccctcgactcgcttacggacaCGACTTCCAGGCCGAATTCCAAAAGTGGCGGGAACGCTGA